The Methanoculleus marisnigri JR1 genome window below encodes:
- a CDS encoding condensation domain-containing protein, protein MMSAPPIRHPAPAFDVFNVYFERIYDPTMHVVFTLDGEVDAGAMRAATMRLVASDPYLRSRFAEVDGQPVWEEIPEERWDGAFVLVPAGGDEPLHAPPAPLDVRSGPQVRVNLYRREEGDTVAVTCHHGFCDATGALTLARDLFAAYRGIADDPDFRPAPRAPYERSTDRVLALYSDEERRQALAEEEPFIDRWRFPSEQTGRGTPRVASRTLSPERLGRIKAFGKEHGATVNDVLIGAFFLAFQKIRGEHADREEPRSLLTSADLRRRYPGLYEDAPLTNLSIAYEVTLSSGEGGRLEDIIGRVTAITARRKVGSPGIAAILFYEEIMAGGMPAVRTFFDGMIERYRTSGNKNPVFSNLGVFDPGDYLPIPGKGGAALDIQDIQYHPCTCWPYGFLLIASTFRDRLTLATAYEEGPYSTAVVERFLEYADGYLP, encoded by the coding sequence ATGATGTCTGCCCCGCCAATCCGCCATCCCGCGCCGGCCTTCGACGTCTTCAACGTCTACTTCGAGCGCATCTACGATCCGACGATGCACGTCGTCTTCACGCTCGACGGTGAAGTCGACGCGGGGGCCATGAGGGCGGCGACGATGAGGCTCGTTGCGTCCGATCCCTACCTCCGGTCGAGGTTCGCGGAGGTTGACGGACAGCCGGTCTGGGAAGAGATCCCGGAGGAACGGTGGGACGGGGCATTCGTCCTCGTCCCGGCCGGCGGGGACGAGCCCCTCCACGCGCCACCGGCGCCGCTCGACGTCCGCTCCGGGCCGCAGGTGCGGGTCAACCTCTACCGGAGGGAAGAGGGGGATACCGTGGCCGTCACCTGCCACCACGGCTTCTGCGACGCCACCGGCGCCCTCACCCTTGCCCGGGACCTCTTTGCGGCCTACCGGGGAATCGCGGACGACCCGGACTTCCGGCCGGCCCCCCGCGCCCCTTACGAGCGGAGCACGGACAGGGTTCTTGCGCTCTATTCCGATGAAGAGCGGCGGCAGGCGCTCGCGGAGGAGGAACCATTCATCGACCGGTGGCGCTTCCCAAGCGAGCAAACCGGGAGGGGAACGCCCCGGGTGGCCTCCCGGACGCTTTCCCCCGAACGACTCGGGCGCATAAAGGCGTTCGGGAAGGAGCACGGGGCCACAGTGAACGACGTCCTTATCGGTGCGTTCTTCCTTGCGTTCCAGAAGATCCGGGGCGAACACGCTGACCGGGAGGAGCCCCGGTCGCTCCTGACCTCGGCCGACCTGCGGAGGAGGTATCCCGGCCTCTACGAGGACGCTCCGCTCACGAACCTCTCCATCGCCTACGAGGTCACCCTCTCCTCCGGGGAGGGGGGCCGGCTCGAGGATATCATCGGCCGGGTGACGGCGATAACGGCCCGCCGGAAGGTGGGAAGTCCCGGCATTGCGGCCATCCTCTTCTACGAGGAGATCATGGCGGGCGGGATGCCGGCGGTGCGGACGTTCTTCGACGGGATGATCGAGCGCTACCGCACGTCCGGCAACAAGAACCCGGTCTTCTCGAATCTCGGTGTCTTCGACCCCGGCGATTACCTCCCCATCCCCGGAAAGGGCGGTGCGGCGCTCGATATCCAGGACATCCAGTACCACCCCTGCACCTGCTGGCCGTACGGGTTTTTGCTGATCGCCTCCACCTTCCGCGACCGCCTGACCCTCGCGACAGCGTATGAGGAAGGCCCCTACTCGACGGCCGTCGTGGAGCGGTTCCTCGAGTATGCGGACGGGTATCTGCCGTGA
- a CDS encoding TetR/AcrR family transcriptional regulator, with protein MPKVVPEYKDEARRRIIEAAIAEVDEKGFSNLKMEDVAARLGISRATLYLYVKSRDDLISSALAYIRSRLSENLHDACSENTPEDMFSAIFDRVIYPEDETGMKAIIELFAGAVRDDSLRDAVGKNYRAIHDLLTAVLEEEKAAGNLSSDLDTDLSARIIISVILGIRMGSAAGLERDEAHRIWEAAVRRVLE; from the coding sequence ATGCCGAAGGTCGTGCCCGAGTATAAAGACGAAGCGAGGCGCAGGATCATCGAGGCCGCGATAGCCGAGGTGGACGAGAAAGGGTTCTCCAACCTGAAGATGGAGGACGTCGCCGCCAGGCTCGGCATCTCGCGTGCGACGCTCTATCTCTACGTCAAGAGCAGGGACGACCTGATCTCTTCCGCCCTCGCCTACATCCGGTCCCGGCTCTCGGAGAACCTGCATGATGCCTGCTCAGAAAATACGCCCGAGGACATGTTCTCCGCGATCTTTGATCGCGTTATCTACCCCGAAGACGAAACGGGAATGAAAGCGATCATCGAACTCTTCGCCGGTGCCGTGCGAGACGACTCCCTCCGTGATGCTGTCGGGAAGAATTACCGGGCCATCCACGATCTCCTCACTGCGGTTCTCGAAGAAGAAAAAGCCGCAGGAAACCTCTCCAGCGACCTCGATACGGACCTCTCTGCAAGGATCATCATCTCCGTCATTCTCGGGATCAGGATGGGATCGGCGGCAGGACTCGAACGGGACGAGGCGCACCGGATCTGGGAGGCCGCCGTCCGGAGGGTACTGGAGTAG